In Zalophus californianus isolate mZalCal1 chromosome 16, mZalCal1.pri.v2, whole genome shotgun sequence, the sequence TACACACAGGTTGGGAAGCAAGAGGGCATCAAGCCAGAGTCTCTTCAGGAAAGACTGGGCTGCCCTGAGGTAGGGGGGCTGCCCATGCTCGCTTACACTCTTCCTTTTCATTTGACCAACCaacatttatcaagcatttaCTACAGGACAAGTGCTTTTCTGTGTGAAGATAAGGCAgcgaaggaaagagaaaatggccCTGTCACAGTTTATTCTAGTTGTGAGAGACCAACAAGTAAACAGCAAACACGTCAAACACTGGCAGGTTCTATGCTGAATTAAACTGGGTAAGGTGAGTAGTGGTGGTAGGGACGCACTATTTCATACAGGATAACAGGCTGCCTGAGTAAAGACATGAAGGAAGTGAGGGGACAGTTTGGGGGACAGCCACACCTTAGGTCTAGGCTAGTGGACACTAAAATTCTGGAGACACACATATCCATGGCAACAGAGACAACTCCCTACCATGCTGGTTCGGTTTGCTCCCCTTGGATTTATTCTCCActcttctctttcctgctctgttgcCTCCAGATTGCATCCCTGGGTCAGCCTTGCCATCTGCCTTTCAGTTATGTTTAGCCAAAGGCCCCAGAAGACTGAAGAGGATGAAAGAAAGGTAGGCTATGGACAATCCCGCTCTCTTTGCCTGGCCCCAGTTCTGACAGTGACGGCATTCCTCTATACCACAATGTCCATCTGCCTTCCACAGCTCCTTCTGGAACCCATCCCCACAAAGCCTTGCAGAATTAGCCTTCCAGATGTGCAGGTGTACCTACCTGTGAAGGGATATGTTGTCCATGGATACCAGCTGGATGGCCTCTCCcaccagggcaggaaggggagtttGGGTGCTAGAGATACCCGTCACAGACAAAATGTGAACCATGGCCTCACTCCCATCCCTCAATGCTCCAGCTCTTATCAAATTATTCACACcagcaaaagcagaaacagaatttGGGGGTTCTAGAGTCCCTTAGGCCCTCACTGCCCCAGACGCAGAACCCTCTCCAAGATCCAGCCCAACTTCCCACCTGAAGGAATTCAATCTACCTACCTCCAACAATCAATAGCTCATTACCCAATTTATTTCCTTGATTGTACATTTAGCACTATTGGAAAAAGCTTATCAATGTGTAGGCCTGCTCTACCTGATTAGACTATGTATGCCATTGAAGCACAGAACTTATCTTGCTCTCTGTGACAGCATCCTAGGCTCAAGCACACAAAACTCAGTAGATGTTTTTGCGTCAGTGACAATGGAAAGGAGTACAAAGCACCTCTGCTCCCTGACACTTCCACAGGGATTGTAACAACTGCTTGGCATCAGGGGTGGGCAGATACTCTCAGAAGTACTGCCCATCTCTTCaggtgtgtgggggcaggagcccCCAAGTGGGATAATGCAGGAGCCAGAGAATCACTCAGGTTTCTAAAGATCTAAAGATCCCCCACTTCTCCATTTCTAAGTGGCTACAGCCACTTAGCTGATAGTGTACAGGCCTCAGGGAAGcacagaaggaagaacaggaggGCTACGAGCTCCTTGGCCAAAGGTTCTAAGAAGCTAAGCTCCTCCAGGTCCAAGACAGCAGCTGGAAAACTGCCATCTGGACCTGGGGCTGGAAAACAGGGAAGGCAACATGTGCTATACCAAAAACCCCAAATGTGGCTCAGCTGGTCATCTCCAACAAGGGACCTAGAAAGCCTTGTGGGTGAGTACTGCTGGCTCATTTTCCCAATTAAGGGGCCTCAGACTAGACCCTACAAATAAGACCTGATTCAAGCCCATCAGTCTCTCTTTGCCTGATCTTCTCTTCAGCCCCCATTCCACTCCACCCTACCCTCTACCCCCACCCATGTGTGGCACCACTGTCACCAGGGCAGCCCTTtggactcccctcccctccaaaaaacccaaacagctCAGAAGTGCATCAATCGACCTTTAATGTCCAAAAGAGGCATGGATGCAGAGCATAGGAGATGTGGTGGGGTCTCAGCCCCTGCTCCAGAAATGAGGGAGAGATGAACACAAACCAGACATTTCCAACTGGCCACACAAGTCTGGGAAGGCAGGGGGAAACACAGATTTGGAcattcataaaaaaatgaaacctaaaaCCAAGCACTCAATCTTGTGCCCACTGAAGGGTTTGATATGGGGAACTCACTCACCATCCCAGTACCCACCCTCCCCTGTCAGCATCAAAAAGAAAGCTCGGCACACACTAAAGGCTTGGGGAGGGGGAAttctcctgcctccccaccagccccaagGATggactcagaggaaaaaaaaaaaaaaagaagtaagaatgAGCTGGATCCCAACCACCCCCCTCCCACAGTGCCAACCCTACAATGAGAGTTTTAGATGCAATTTACAAGAATCAGCAGCCCTGTCAGCaatgacccccccacccccatccctgttTGATCAACAGACAAGATTTCCCCCTGCACTCTCCTTGGAATCTCCTCCCACTAGCGGCCCTGCTCACGTCCTGATACCTGGCTTCACCACTGCAAGACTAATCCCCTCCAAAGTTCCTCCAAAGGTCCTTGCAGCCCTTTATCacttccatccccacctcccacaAGGACTGCAACCACCCACAaagtcactttccctctccaCTAAGAATCAGTTCCAGGGCAGATGGCATCATGGCCATCTCCTCATGGGCTATCCTCCCAAAGCCTTCTGGGGAACAGACAGCCATAGGGCAAGCAGTGTCTGGGCCAgatgcgtggggggggggggggttgacaACTGTCTTCACCCCCAAAACAGACACCCCCCAGAGATTAACATAAAGGCCCAATTAGAACTAACCATGCAGCCTATCTACCCATACACCCTAGAGATTCCAcactgccctgcccctccctcccctctatcccaaaccgacacacacacacacacacacacacacacacacacacacacacacacacacacacgagaatcAAGGGAGACACTGATTTGGTTTGATTGCTAAGACTTAACTAAGGAACTACAGTCACCAGAAATTCCCTTGCCAGCCAACTAACAGGGGCTGCTCTAAGAGAACTCCAGAGGAATGAGAAAACCAAGGGCTAAGCAGggagcagacagaaggagagaagaatgaatagaagaaaaatcaagCTAATCCTACCCCCAACATCCTCCTAGCATGAGCTCTGGCAGGAAGAATAGAAGAAGGTAATCCACAAAGACACAGCCCTTACTTAGAAACTCTTCTGACAAAGACAGCAAGACAAGtctgctccccactcccacacACCACAGACAAACACGTCTCAGGGCCCCTCAAAAgaatccacccccaccccaccctctgccccaagTCGTGGAATCACAGTTCAGTGGAATATTCTCCCTGGTACTAGAGATCAATCCCCCTAGCCTCCTTCCTATCCCTCTCTCCTTGCCAAGCCTTATGCTGCCCCCCAGCAGCCTCCCTGGCCCTTCCAAAGCAGCACCCACCACCAGGAGGTGGCTGCACAGTTTGAGTTCTGCCTCCAGAAACCGActgctctccccctgccctcctagTCTTACAGGCTTCGTTGAGGGCTTTTTTTTAGTTTAcgtagggagagaaagagaagagggaggggtgggagagattTCCTAGTGCAATACAACCAAAGAAAAGATTCTGAAgtcttgaaaaataaacataaagcagCCTTCTTCCCCAGGCAACTAAACAGAAAgaagtttggttttgtttactgCGACATACACATGAAATCGAGTATACAGTCCATGCAGTAGCACAGCCATTGGAGAGGACATCCTGATGCTGGCCCCGGTGCAAAACAGTCCCAGCAACGCCGCCTGCCTGCCATCGCTGCCGCCGCCACGGACACCTCCACTGCGGCCTCCTAGCCGGACTTGAACAGGAGGATTGCAACTTGACCCAAGTAAAAATAGATGAAGTGCTTTGTCTCGTGTGTAACATAGCTGCCAAAATTTCGGCCCACGATACAATGCCAGGTAGGGTTATATTTCTTGTCAAATtcctaaaaaaagaataaaagagagagaagaaaaggtgaTTAGGACAATTGGAAGATGAGAAATCACAATAGGAATCTGATTAATTTAGTtatcaccaccccccaccccacccctagcTCACAGCCTCAGCTCCCCAAACCTCAGGAGCTCAGGTTAAGGCTGGCTAGGACAACTCCTTCCTTCATTAATAATGGAACACCGCAAAGGCTCCATTATTTCTCTCTAGCACTTTACACCCCGATtatctctcctcctcctcctagcTACCCTACTCCGTAGTCCACCCTGTGATTCTTTAGCAAAGGAGTCAGGAAAGCCCAGGGCATAAGAGACCACTCCAGTGTCACACAGCATGAGGAAAACAGAGGAGAGCCTCCCCGACTTGCCACCTGCTGCCTCCTACATTACTAAACCAGCATTTCCAAATGCCACGAACCAAGACCCTAGAGCCAAACATCAGGAGTACCAGGAAGCGGTTCTTTGTAAGTCAACGTTAAAGGCACTcttgtgtgccaggtactgtgtggGCTATAAACAGCAGAACAAGGACATCGGCCATGAGATCAAGGCAATTCCCTCACTTCTCTCAGGGGCACAAGTTCAGCATCAAAGCAACCTAGGAAATCCTTATGACCTAATCAGACAGGCAGTTCCCGGTCACTCCATAGAtccagcaggaaacagatggctcAGTAGATGCACCCCGCCATGCAAGAGACCTCCACCATGGACCCAGCAAAGCTGCCAACCCTGGGACTGTCCCCCAGGTTCTTAACTTACAACTTGTTTGGCCTCCTCACTGCCCCCTACACCAAGGGACTCCAAGAGGTATTAGGGAACAGTGGGAAGGGGATGGGTCACCAAATCCAGCCCTAATGCTGACTCTCAAGACTCTGAAACATAGGACAGCCCTGGTCACTGCCCTGGTTCTCATTTTCCCCATCAGCAAAACAAAGAAGCTAGGCCAGATATAATCTAAGGATTCTCCTGACTCAGAGTCCATGATTCTGGATCCTCCTCCCTGTACAGGACAGATAAGGCATCACTCAGCAAGGAGCCAGCACCCCCAGCTGGCTCTTCACCCACTGGCTCCTTATACAGATAGTCTCTCAGGACTCGAGTTTCCTCTTCTCATCCCACCCCGCCTAAGTAGGAAAGCAGATCTGTAAAATTTAAGGATGCCCTACCACCTCTGTGGACCAGAAAACCACTACACTTAGGCATCCCTTTTGGGATACTAGGGCTGAAAACATCAAAGACTAGGATTATGACACCAGCAGACATGGATTCTGACTGGGAATCAGAGGCCCTGGTACTACTTCTCACTTCTAGCTCAGCGGCTTCCTGTGTTAAccatattcattcatccattcgcTCAGGAATTTTTCAGGGACTAAACCTATTACCCCAATATTGCTCATCCATTTTTAGCAAATTATATATTCAAGCCCACCATTAAGAAGGTGGGGAGAAAGAGATGATATAGTACCTGAGTCcttttcaagagaaagaaaacttcctaTATGATAGGGATTATTATAGGGATACCCCACTTTAAATGATGCAGTTCCTTGAAAAACTTGTATATGATCTTATATTATCTGTTCAATTATCCTTGATCTACATTTTGAATAGT encodes:
- the DYNLL2 gene encoding dynein light chain 2, cytoplasmic: MSDRKAVIKNADMSEDMQQDAVDCATQAMEKYNIEKDIAAYIKKEFDKKYNPTWHCIVGRNFGSYVTHETKHFIYFYLGQVAILLFKSG